One window of the Zea mays cultivar B73 chromosome 3, Zm-B73-REFERENCE-NAM-5.0, whole genome shotgun sequence genome contains the following:
- the LOC100281758 gene encoding uncharacterized protein LOC100281758, translated as MGDGGADDASSPPPHDGGFSYLAVFHNYPLVAALLGFAVAQSIKFFLTWYKENRWDPKQLIGSGGMPSSHSATVTALAVAIGLQDGFNCSLFATATIFASVVMYDASGIRLHAGKQAAVLNQIVCELPSEHPLSETRPLRELLGHTPTQVVAGALLGCTIATAGQLFV; from the exons ATGGGGGACGGTGGTGCTGACGACgcctcctcgccgccgccgcatgACGGGGGCTTCTCCTACCTCGCCGTCTTCCACAACTACCCCCTCGTCGCCGCCCTGCTCGGCTTCGCCGTCGCGCAGTCCATCAAGTTCTTCCTCACATG GTACAAGGAGAACAGGTGGGATCCCAAGCAGCTTATCGGCTCTGGTGGCATGCCATCATCACATTCTGCCACGGTTACAGCACTAGCAGTAGCGATTGGGTTGCAAGATGGCTTTAACTGCTCCCTCTTTGCAACAGCAACTATATTTGCAAGTGTG GTAATGTACGATGCTTCTGGTATCAGATTGCATGCTGGAAAGCAAGCAGCG GTACTGAACCAAATAGTTTGTGAACTTCCTTCTGAACATCCCTTGTCTGAAACAAGACCACTGCGAGAACTTTTAGGCCATACACCAACCCAG GTTGTTGCTGGCGCATTGCTTGGGTGTACGATAGCCACAGCAGGACAATTATTCGTTTGA
- the LOC100272546 gene encoding GDP-L-galactose phosphorylase 2-like isoform X2, giving the protein MLSAATKLTMDGTSFDLTEHEGSNLSPFLLKLFNEWDDRKTRGLFHHDISSCETKVLPGVHNFVATLIEGRDQKKRPTEFTMNQVLQPFVSEKFNFTKVSPLEVIFRFNDTEKDSAQYFDGVPDTVSASSSAILINVSPIGYCHVLLTPKIQDCLPQRIDQESFLIAMYVAREARTPFFRVGYNSLGGFATINHLHFQAYYLKVQYPVEKAITEKLKTLGNSVSIFHLVDYPVNGFVFEGGASLEDLSDVVSKVCIFLQENNRPFNVLISESGKRIFLLPQCYAEKQLLGKASQEFLDMRINPAIWELSGHLVLKRRKDYEEASEANICRFLVEAALSETEFQELNLCVLDFLTSSLG; this is encoded by the exons ATGCTTTCAGCTGCAACAAAACTAACCATGGATGGCACTAGCTTTGACCTGACAGAGCACGAAGGTTCAAATTTGTCTCCTTTTCTACTCAAACTTTTTAATGAG TGGGATGATCGCAAGACAAGGGGCTTGTTTCACCATGACATCAGTTCCTGTGAAACAAAG GTGCTACCTGGAGTACATAATTTTGTGGCAACATTAATTGAAGGACGTGACCAAAAGAAGCGGCCAACTGAGTTCACAATGAACCAAGTTCTCCAGCCATTTGTTAGTGAGAAGTTCAATTTCACAAAAGTCAGCCCGTTGGAGGTGATCTTTAGATTCAATGACACTGAGAAAGATTCTGCACAATATTTTGATGGTGTTCCTGATACTGTTTCAGCTTCTTCTAGTGCCATCTTGATTAAT GTGAGCCCAATTGGCTACTGCCATGTGCTATTGACTCCCAAGATCCAGGACTGTTTGCCGCAAAGGATTGATCAAGAGAGCTTCTTAATAGCCATGTATGTTGCAAGAGAAGCAAGGACTCCCTTCTTCAGAGTTGGTTATAACAGCCTGGGCGGCTTTGCAACTATCAACCACCTTCACTTCCAG GCATACTACCTGAAAGTACAGTATCCAGTTGAAAAGGCAATCACGGAGAAGCTCAAGACCCTAGGGAATAGCGTGAGCATTTTTCACCTGGTGGATTACCCAGTCAATGGCTTTGTGTTCGAAGGTGGTGCGAGCCTGGAAGATTTGTCAGATGTGGTCTCCAAAGTCTGCATCTTCCTGCAAGAGAACAACAGACCTTTCAATGTCCTCATCTCTGAATCTGGCAAGAGAATTTTCCTTCTACCACAG TGCTATGCGGAGAAGCAGCTCCTCGGAAAGGCGAGCCAAGAGTTCCTGGACATGAGAATCAATCCAGCAATCTGGGAGCTCAGTGGCCATCTGGTACTGAAGCGGAGGAAGGACTACGAGGAGGCCTCTGAAGCAAACATATGCAGGTTTTTGGTTGAAGCAGCTCTTTCTGAAACAGAATTTCAGGAGCTGAACCTATGCGTGCTCGACTTCCTGACCAGCTCTCTTGGTTGA
- the LOC100272546 gene encoding GDP-L-galactose phosphorylase 2-like isoform X1 → MSVTSLLAQPIPSLFAPSPAPSRARRNRTSRRRFLAATKLTMDGTSFDLTEHEGSNLSPFLLKLFNEWDDRKTRGLFHHDISSCETKVLPGVHNFVATLIEGRDQKKRPTEFTMNQVLQPFVSEKFNFTKVSPLEVIFRFNDTEKDSAQYFDGVPDTVSASSSAILINVSPIGYCHVLLTPKIQDCLPQRIDQESFLIAMYVAREARTPFFRVGYNSLGGFATINHLHFQAYYLKVQYPVEKAITEKLKTLGNSVSIFHLVDYPVNGFVFEGGASLEDLSDVVSKVCIFLQENNRPFNVLISESGKRIFLLPQCYAEKQLLGKASQEFLDMRINPAIWELSGHLVLKRRKDYEEASEANICRFLVEAALSETEFQELNLCVLDFLTSSLG, encoded by the exons ATGTCAGTCACTTCTCTTCTAGCCCAACCCATTCCATCGCTGTTTGCTCCTTCTCCCGCGCCTTCGAGAGCTCGCCGAAACCGAACCTCCCGGCGGCGTTTCTTAG CTGCAACAAAACTAACCATGGATGGCACTAGCTTTGACCTGACAGAGCACGAAGGTTCAAATTTGTCTCCTTTTCTACTCAAACTTTTTAATGAG TGGGATGATCGCAAGACAAGGGGCTTGTTTCACCATGACATCAGTTCCTGTGAAACAAAG GTGCTACCTGGAGTACATAATTTTGTGGCAACATTAATTGAAGGACGTGACCAAAAGAAGCGGCCAACTGAGTTCACAATGAACCAAGTTCTCCAGCCATTTGTTAGTGAGAAGTTCAATTTCACAAAAGTCAGCCCGTTGGAGGTGATCTTTAGATTCAATGACACTGAGAAAGATTCTGCACAATATTTTGATGGTGTTCCTGATACTGTTTCAGCTTCTTCTAGTGCCATCTTGATTAAT GTGAGCCCAATTGGCTACTGCCATGTGCTATTGACTCCCAAGATCCAGGACTGTTTGCCGCAAAGGATTGATCAAGAGAGCTTCTTAATAGCCATGTATGTTGCAAGAGAAGCAAGGACTCCCTTCTTCAGAGTTGGTTATAACAGCCTGGGCGGCTTTGCAACTATCAACCACCTTCACTTCCAG GCATACTACCTGAAAGTACAGTATCCAGTTGAAAAGGCAATCACGGAGAAGCTCAAGACCCTAGGGAATAGCGTGAGCATTTTTCACCTGGTGGATTACCCAGTCAATGGCTTTGTGTTCGAAGGTGGTGCGAGCCTGGAAGATTTGTCAGATGTGGTCTCCAAAGTCTGCATCTTCCTGCAAGAGAACAACAGACCTTTCAATGTCCTCATCTCTGAATCTGGCAAGAGAATTTTCCTTCTACCACAG TGCTATGCGGAGAAGCAGCTCCTCGGAAAGGCGAGCCAAGAGTTCCTGGACATGAGAATCAATCCAGCAATCTGGGAGCTCAGTGGCCATCTGGTACTGAAGCGGAGGAAGGACTACGAGGAGGCCTCTGAAGCAAACATATGCAGGTTTTTGGTTGAAGCAGCTCTTTCTGAAACAGAATTTCAGGAGCTGAACCTATGCGTGCTCGACTTCCTGACCAGCTCTCTTGGTTGA
- the LOC100272546 gene encoding GDP-L-galactose phosphorylase 2-like isoform X3: MDGTSFDLTEHEGSNLSPFLLKLFNEWDDRKTRGLFHHDISSCETKVLPGVHNFVATLIEGRDQKKRPTEFTMNQVLQPFVSEKFNFTKVSPLEVIFRFNDTEKDSAQYFDGVPDTVSASSSAILINVSPIGYCHVLLTPKIQDCLPQRIDQESFLIAMYVAREARTPFFRVGYNSLGGFATINHLHFQAYYLKVQYPVEKAITEKLKTLGNSVSIFHLVDYPVNGFVFEGGASLEDLSDVVSKVCIFLQENNRPFNVLISESGKRIFLLPQCYAEKQLLGKASQEFLDMRINPAIWELSGHLVLKRRKDYEEASEANICRFLVEAALSETEFQELNLCVLDFLTSSLG; the protein is encoded by the exons ATGGATGGCACTAGCTTTGACCTGACAGAGCACGAAGGTTCAAATTTGTCTCCTTTTCTACTCAAACTTTTTAATGAG TGGGATGATCGCAAGACAAGGGGCTTGTTTCACCATGACATCAGTTCCTGTGAAACAAAG GTGCTACCTGGAGTACATAATTTTGTGGCAACATTAATTGAAGGACGTGACCAAAAGAAGCGGCCAACTGAGTTCACAATGAACCAAGTTCTCCAGCCATTTGTTAGTGAGAAGTTCAATTTCACAAAAGTCAGCCCGTTGGAGGTGATCTTTAGATTCAATGACACTGAGAAAGATTCTGCACAATATTTTGATGGTGTTCCTGATACTGTTTCAGCTTCTTCTAGTGCCATCTTGATTAAT GTGAGCCCAATTGGCTACTGCCATGTGCTATTGACTCCCAAGATCCAGGACTGTTTGCCGCAAAGGATTGATCAAGAGAGCTTCTTAATAGCCATGTATGTTGCAAGAGAAGCAAGGACTCCCTTCTTCAGAGTTGGTTATAACAGCCTGGGCGGCTTTGCAACTATCAACCACCTTCACTTCCAG GCATACTACCTGAAAGTACAGTATCCAGTTGAAAAGGCAATCACGGAGAAGCTCAAGACCCTAGGGAATAGCGTGAGCATTTTTCACCTGGTGGATTACCCAGTCAATGGCTTTGTGTTCGAAGGTGGTGCGAGCCTGGAAGATTTGTCAGATGTGGTCTCCAAAGTCTGCATCTTCCTGCAAGAGAACAACAGACCTTTCAATGTCCTCATCTCTGAATCTGGCAAGAGAATTTTCCTTCTACCACAG TGCTATGCGGAGAAGCAGCTCCTCGGAAAGGCGAGCCAAGAGTTCCTGGACATGAGAATCAATCCAGCAATCTGGGAGCTCAGTGGCCATCTGGTACTGAAGCGGAGGAAGGACTACGAGGAGGCCTCTGAAGCAAACATATGCAGGTTTTTGGTTGAAGCAGCTCTTTCTGAAACAGAATTTCAGGAGCTGAACCTATGCGTGCTCGACTTCCTGACCAGCTCTCTTGGTTGA